The Brevibacillus brevis genome contains a region encoding:
- a CDS encoding helix-turn-helix domain-containing protein, producing the protein MTKERSYHSLTNSSGFVHWSDIRSDFINNETQIKNDLFAKIIGSLVMRRKQLKLTQVDLAKKIGITQSTLARIEVGDSIPKLDTFYKLVMALELNIVLIPREVEGFSEEEAMSNFFNTVDKR; encoded by the coding sequence ATGACAAAAGAAAGGAGCTATCACTCGTTAACAAATTCAAGTGGATTTGTACATTGGTCGGATATTCGGAGTGATTTCATAAATAATGAAACACAAATAAAGAATGATTTATTTGCAAAAATAATTGGTAGTTTAGTGATGAGAAGAAAACAACTTAAATTAACCCAGGTAGACTTAGCAAAAAAAATCGGAATTACCCAATCAACTTTAGCACGGATTGAAGTAGGAGATTCGATTCCAAAATTAGATACGTTTTATAAACTTGTGATGGCATTAGAGTTAAACATTGTATTGATACCTAGGGAGGTTGAGGGATTCTCGGAAGAAGAAGCTATGTCCAACTTTTTTAACACAGTGGATAAAAGATAA
- a CDS encoding type II toxin-antitoxin system RelE/ParE family toxin, which produces MKFLLFNDARGYFPVTDYLSKLNGKEKNKIDRYISILEEHGTRIGAPYVDHVDGKIWELRPGNYRILFFIWGNKMVATSAFRKKGQKTPESEKQLAKARYSDWIQRYGQR; this is translated from the coding sequence GTGAAGTTCTTACTCTTTAATGATGCCCGTGGTTACTTCCCTGTCACTGATTATTTATCGAAATTAAACGGAAAGGAGAAAAACAAAATTGACCGATACATAAGCATCTTAGAAGAGCATGGTACACGTATCGGAGCACCATATGTTGACCACGTTGATGGGAAGATTTGGGAACTACGCCCCGGCAATTACCGTATTCTTTTCTTCATTTGGGGCAATAAAATGGTAGCCACAAGTGCTTTCCGAAAAAAGGGACAGAAAACTCCTGAGTCGGAAAAACAATTAGCTAAGGCAAGGTACAGTGACTGGATTCAACGCTACGGGCAAAGGTAG
- a CDS encoding nSTAND3 domain-containing NTPase, with product MVNYNYHKLLEPMEFQKFSRDVIQMRDNIFLESYKEGKDQGIDGGYFHQGSTIIFQAKRWKCDYRILYRHLKNVEREKVEKLNPDRYILAIAMDLSRLEKEKIKELFHPYIKSSDDILCESDFNNLLGQDKYKSIEKNYYKLWMPSTNVLQNLLNSTQNGVLLYESAIEFEEALRRAEVFVKTKPYNNALRKLEEKKVVLISGEPGVGKTSIAYQLGIYFIQSKRYTAFYWVKSVDDIYVALRSEGKKVIVFDDFWGSIFQESSVSGKDEQRLAKIIERIKDDKNSVLILTTREYILKQGFKKHADLKEVVEKYKLECRLDEYRDVEKVKIFFGHLKQSKLTWQQTEVMFHEHKKIVKHANYNPRIIEMFLRNVDIEKHPQEIVENFWHYLELPENFWQAIFNNLSTEAKLLSIILLISPIPIQSNNLKEMYNRCLKQMDNVIEKKSFQECIAELERTVIKSLAFEEESTIIIKFQNPSVQEFLHSYFHHHIDHYFEILLHGMCYYNQLVYLLTDFSNDLSDEKYRIVFKKCIDNFESMPRITKNFMDFLDDNEFEYFEAKINGNSTFHQFYDLICCYGIRKLSEYQAFFEKYIKKFSSQLGNFDLVIEDEDLDIYPHVIKKCISIGISFSGLNIIKAYYDRICYGNRFLDIIDFKGVFPEEYQVFLKDYREKIKTYLEEYYIDKLYYYLEMDDVSYCKYLCSEIPKQLDIYGLAYTSEFKSIIEEYLGALDEAAAVVEECDDYQEENQVGESELAYNEVVNIFKNDIFGEKPFFWEEDLQDYIRNSVLSESLKNELLELKEKDECWYIHEFLKDEMSFLFLERNLIDEGVLYKNAMLFTFQLIANMSSCSDIPNQQLIGFLIEICPDIMYRGSAMLTKEEIMSTEAYKIHFEDEEQFFEQLVKCGLFVEQGKWYELVNILLVMMPFSLFIANLEQEEKIDYYNSMNLEKEGPVLRVRKKKTSAVEGNIYTADIGFYYFQNTDWERVFFKMFFEFDQADYLEYYVIPMTHTYFQEVKRDTDIETVAIVLKNLEFTIDINRDGENVGDQTSVPPVWRVIESLDIGYIFDLVPYNFSEEQMNYIAKNFEIIREGEREIYRINFGRLENIEIISELEIDKSAQRVFKKYMKLCKFVS from the coding sequence TTGGTTAATTATAACTATCACAAATTATTAGAACCTATGGAGTTTCAAAAATTCTCAAGAGATGTCATACAAATGAGAGACAATATTTTTTTAGAGTCATATAAAGAAGGAAAGGATCAAGGGATTGATGGAGGCTACTTTCACCAAGGTAGTACGATTATTTTTCAAGCGAAAAGATGGAAGTGCGATTATAGAATCCTATATAGACATCTCAAAAATGTTGAAAGAGAAAAAGTCGAAAAATTAAATCCTGATAGGTATATTTTGGCGATAGCAATGGATCTTTCTCGGCTAGAAAAAGAAAAAATTAAAGAATTATTTCATCCTTATATTAAAAGTAGCGATGACATTCTTTGTGAAAGTGATTTTAATAATTTGCTTGGGCAAGACAAGTATAAATCGATAGAAAAAAACTACTATAAGTTATGGATGCCAAGTACCAATGTTTTGCAAAATTTGTTAAATAGCACGCAAAACGGTGTGTTGTTATATGAATCCGCAATAGAATTTGAGGAAGCATTGAGAAGAGCGGAAGTATTCGTGAAGACGAAACCATACAATAATGCACTGAGAAAACTTGAGGAAAAGAAAGTTGTTCTTATTTCAGGAGAACCTGGAGTAGGGAAGACCTCAATTGCATATCAATTGGGAATATATTTTATTCAAAGCAAAAGATATACAGCTTTCTATTGGGTTAAATCGGTAGATGATATTTATGTAGCATTAAGAAGTGAAGGAAAAAAAGTCATTGTATTTGATGATTTTTGGGGAAGTATTTTTCAAGAGAGTTCAGTTTCTGGAAAAGATGAGCAGCGATTGGCAAAAATTATTGAACGAATAAAAGACGACAAAAATAGCGTCTTAATATTAACGACTAGAGAATATATTTTAAAACAAGGTTTTAAAAAGCATGCAGACCTTAAAGAGGTTGTTGAAAAGTATAAGCTTGAGTGTAGATTGGATGAATATAGAGATGTTGAAAAAGTAAAGATTTTTTTTGGGCATTTAAAACAGTCAAAATTAACTTGGCAACAAACAGAAGTAATGTTTCACGAACACAAAAAAATAGTAAAACATGCCAATTATAATCCACGAATCATTGAAATGTTTCTACGGAATGTTGATATAGAAAAACATCCCCAAGAAATTGTGGAGAACTTTTGGCATTATTTGGAGCTCCCTGAAAATTTTTGGCAAGCTATATTTAATAATCTATCAACAGAGGCAAAGTTATTATCTATAATTTTATTAATTTCACCAATACCTATCCAGAGTAATAATCTAAAGGAAATGTATAATAGATGCCTGAAACAAATGGATAATGTAATTGAAAAAAAGAGTTTTCAGGAATGCATTGCAGAATTAGAGAGAACGGTTATTAAATCACTAGCTTTTGAAGAAGAGAGTACCATTATTATCAAATTTCAAAATCCTTCAGTACAAGAATTTTTACATAGTTACTTTCATCATCATATAGATCATTATTTTGAAATTTTATTACATGGAATGTGTTATTACAATCAATTAGTATATTTATTAACTGATTTCTCTAATGACCTATCAGATGAGAAATATAGAATAGTATTTAAGAAGTGTATTGATAATTTTGAATCAATGCCTCGGATTACGAAAAATTTTATGGATTTTTTAGATGATAATGAGTTTGAATACTTCGAGGCTAAAATAAATGGAAATAGTACATTTCATCAATTTTATGATTTGATATGTTGTTATGGAATTAGGAAGCTAAGCGAGTATCAAGCTTTTTTTGAAAAGTATATAAAAAAATTCAGTAGCCAATTAGGAAATTTCGACCTGGTAATTGAAGATGAAGATCTTGATATTTATCCTCATGTGATAAAAAAGTGTATTTCCATTGGAATTTCCTTTAGTGGTTTAAATATAATCAAAGCTTATTATGATAGAATTTGTTATGGAAATCGGTTTCTAGACATCATTGATTTTAAGGGGGTTTTTCCCGAGGAGTATCAAGTTTTCCTCAAAGACTATAGAGAGAAAATTAAAACTTATTTGGAAGAATATTATATTGACAAGCTGTATTATTATTTGGAAATGGATGATGTTTCGTATTGCAAATATTTATGTTCCGAAATTCCAAAGCAGTTGGATATTTACGGACTTGCATATACTTCGGAGTTTAAATCAATAATTGAAGAATATTTGGGGGCATTGGATGAAGCTGCTGCGGTAGTAGAAGAATGTGATGATTATCAAGAAGAGAATCAAGTTGGAGAATCAGAATTAGCCTATAATGAAGTAGTTAATATTTTCAAAAACGATATTTTTGGCGAAAAGCCTTTCTTTTGGGAAGAAGATTTACAAGATTATATTCGAAATAGTGTATTAAGTGAGTCTTTAAAAAATGAACTGTTAGAATTAAAAGAAAAGGATGAATGCTGGTATATTCATGAATTTTTAAAAGATGAAATGTCATTTTTGTTTCTAGAACGAAACTTAATTGACGAGGGAGTGTTATATAAGAATGCAATGTTGTTTACTTTTCAGCTAATCGCCAATATGTCATCCTGTAGTGATATACCCAACCAACAATTAATTGGATTTCTTATAGAGATTTGTCCAGATATTATGTATCGCGGAAGTGCAATGTTAACCAAAGAAGAAATAATGTCGACAGAAGCATACAAAATACATTTTGAAGATGAGGAACAATTTTTTGAGCAATTAGTAAAATGCGGATTGTTTGTTGAACAAGGAAAATGGTACGAATTAGTCAATATCCTTCTTGTTATGATGCCGTTTAGTTTGTTTATCGCAAATTTGGAACAGGAGGAAAAAATTGATTATTATAATTCAATGAATCTGGAAAAAGAAGGGCCAGTATTACGAGTTAGGAAAAAGAAAACAAGTGCAGTGGAGGGTAACATTTATACAGCAGATATAGGATTCTATTATTTTCAAAACACTGATTGGGAAAGAGTGTTTTTTAAGATGTTCTTTGAGTTCGATCAGGCTGATTATCTTGAATATTACGTGATACCGATGACTCATACTTATTTCCAGGAAGTAAAAAGGGATACAGACATAGAGACAGTTGCAATTGTTCTTAAGAATTTGGAATTCACGATTGACATTAATAGAGATGGTGAAAATGTTGGTGATCAGACGTCTGTTCCTCCAGTGTGGAGAGTCATTGAAAGTCTTGATATTGGATACATTTTTGACTTGGTCCCTTATAATTTCTCAGAGGAGCAAATGAATTATATAGCTAAAAATTTTGAAATAATCCGGGAAGGAGAAAGAGAGATATATCGTATTAATTTTGGACGATTAGAGAACATAGAGATAATTTCGGAATTAGAAATAGATAAATCTGCTCAGAGAGTCTTCAAAAAATATATGAAGCTCTGCAAATTTGTTAGTTAA
- the rlmD gene encoding 23S rRNA (uracil(1939)-C(5))-methyltransferase RlmD translates to MAKTTKKRRGPHPTAKVELDVPVRVGQTVEVEITGLNHEGAGVGRIEGYTLFVDGALAGERVHARVDHVKKNFGFAKLTEVVEASTHRFQPPCPLYDRCGGCSLQHLVYEEQLRHKQQIVRDNLRRIGGFQVEGEGAVTVHPTLGMSDPWRYRNKAQVPIGEENGALVGGFYAEKSHSIIDMNECLIQHQANDEAVAAVKQAATKLNITAYDEVRHSGLLRHVVVKVGVKTGEVMVVLVTTEEQIPQRNQLVDAIRAQVAGVTSIVQNINPDKTNVIFGKKTVTLWGSDVIYDYIGPIKFAISARSFYQVNPAQTEVLYNKTLEYAGATGTETVIDAYCGIGTISLFLAQKSKHVYGVEIVPEAIADANRNAQLNGVENATFEAGPAEVVIPAWKEKGIRADVIVVDPPRKGCDEALLTTILEMQPERVVYVSCNPSTLARDLKVLAERYEVKEVQPVDMFPHTGHVECCVLLVRE, encoded by the coding sequence GTGGCGAAAACAACAAAGAAGCGGCGCGGTCCGCACCCGACAGCCAAAGTGGAGCTGGACGTCCCTGTACGTGTCGGACAAACCGTGGAAGTGGAGATAACCGGACTGAACCACGAAGGAGCAGGAGTCGGCCGGATTGAAGGATATACACTGTTCGTAGATGGCGCGCTTGCAGGAGAGCGAGTTCATGCGCGCGTCGATCATGTGAAGAAAAACTTCGGCTTTGCCAAGTTGACAGAAGTAGTAGAAGCGAGTACCCATCGCTTCCAGCCGCCCTGTCCGCTGTACGACCGTTGCGGTGGCTGTTCGTTGCAGCATCTCGTATACGAGGAGCAACTGCGACACAAGCAGCAAATCGTGCGGGACAACCTGCGGCGCATTGGTGGTTTCCAGGTCGAAGGAGAAGGGGCCGTTACCGTTCATCCGACACTTGGCATGAGTGATCCGTGGCGTTACCGCAACAAGGCTCAGGTACCGATCGGCGAGGAAAACGGGGCGTTGGTCGGCGGCTTTTACGCGGAGAAATCCCACTCGATCATCGACATGAACGAATGCCTCATTCAGCATCAGGCGAATGATGAAGCAGTGGCAGCCGTGAAGCAGGCGGCGACCAAGCTGAATATCACGGCCTATGACGAAGTGCGCCATTCGGGCTTGCTGCGACATGTGGTTGTTAAGGTTGGCGTCAAGACGGGGGAAGTCATGGTCGTGCTCGTAACGACAGAGGAGCAGATTCCGCAGCGTAATCAGCTGGTGGATGCGATTCGCGCACAAGTCGCTGGCGTGACGAGTATCGTGCAGAACATCAACCCGGATAAGACCAATGTTATTTTTGGCAAAAAGACCGTGACGCTCTGGGGCAGTGATGTGATTTACGATTATATCGGTCCGATCAAGTTTGCCATTTCGGCGCGGTCGTTTTATCAGGTCAATCCTGCGCAGACAGAGGTGCTGTATAACAAGACACTGGAATATGCGGGTGCGACTGGTACGGAGACGGTGATTGATGCGTATTGTGGTATCGGGACGATTTCGCTCTTTTTGGCGCAGAAGTCCAAGCATGTATACGGTGTAGAGATAGTGCCGGAAGCGATTGCGGATGCGAATCGGAATGCGCAGTTGAATGGCGTGGAGAATGCGACGTTTGAGGCAGGGCCTGCGGAGGTTGTCATTCCTGCTTGGAAGGAGAAGGGCATACGGGCGGATGTGATTGTCGTTGACCCGCCGCGCAAAGGCTGTGATGAGGCGTTGTTGACGACGATTTTGGAGATGCAGCCGGAGAGAGTGGTTTATGTTTCTTGTAATCCTTCTACGTTGGCGAGGGATTTGAAGGTGCTTGCGGAGAGGTATGAGGTGAAGGAAGTGCAGCCGGTGGATATGTTTCCGCATACGGGGCATGTGGAGTGCTGTGTGTTACTGGTGAGGGAATAG
- a CDS encoding diacylglycerol kinase, giving the protein MKRARLIYNPSSGREIVRRRLPEILDLMESAGYETSCYATRGEDDATEEAARAVARGFDVILAAGGDGTIYEVVNGMAEQKARPSLGIIPCGTSNDFARAVGIPKSITRATEIVAKGKKKRIDLGRINNRYFMNIAGGGSLTNLTYEVPSKLKTLIGQMAYYVKGLEKLPSLHPIRVRLESRKEVLLDEEIMVFLIANSRSVGGFDWLAPDADLSDGKLDVIVVKKTNIAEFIRLATQAVRGEHLKDPNILYFQADYIKATSPGGEKVQLNLDGELGGQLPCVVEALPGHIELFVP; this is encoded by the coding sequence TTGAAACGAGCCAGATTAATCTACAATCCAAGCTCCGGCCGGGAGATCGTGCGTCGGCGATTGCCGGAAATCCTCGATTTAATGGAGTCGGCCGGATATGAAACTTCATGCTATGCGACCAGAGGGGAAGATGATGCGACAGAAGAAGCTGCTCGTGCAGTAGCTCGCGGTTTTGACGTCATCCTGGCCGCTGGTGGAGATGGAACCATATATGAAGTAGTCAATGGGATGGCAGAGCAGAAAGCACGTCCATCTCTGGGAATAATCCCCTGCGGAACGAGCAATGATTTTGCCCGGGCGGTCGGTATACCGAAATCGATCACTCGTGCAACGGAGATTGTCGCCAAGGGCAAGAAGAAACGCATTGACCTGGGGCGCATCAACAACCGCTATTTCATGAATATAGCGGGTGGCGGCTCGCTGACGAATTTGACCTACGAGGTCCCGAGCAAGCTGAAAACGCTGATTGGACAAATGGCGTATTACGTCAAAGGTTTGGAGAAGCTGCCGTCGCTGCACCCGATCCGTGTTCGTCTGGAGAGTCGCAAAGAGGTGCTGTTGGATGAAGAAATCATGGTTTTCCTCATCGCCAATAGCCGATCCGTAGGCGGCTTCGACTGGCTTGCTCCAGATGCAGACTTGTCAGACGGCAAGCTGGATGTCATCGTCGTGAAAAAGACGAATATCGCGGAGTTTATTCGCTTGGCCACACAGGCGGTTCGCGGCGAGCACCTGAAGGACCCGAACATCCTGTATTTCCAGGCAGATTATATCAAAGCCACTTCGCCGGGCGGAGAGAAGGTTCAGCTCAATCTGGACGGTGAGCTGGGCGGACAGCTGCCTTGCGTGGTGGAAGCGTTGCCGGGGCATATCGAGTTGTTCGTCCCGTAA
- a CDS encoding ROK family glucokinase, with protein sequence MKKIIVGVDVGGTAIKMALITPDGELVTKTQEPTPVSDGEDGILQKVVDMSHDLLAQHDYSLSQVCGIGVGVPGPVDGGKGIVFQAVNLHWRQPVLLKEKLEALTGLPVAVDNDANVAALGEMWQGAGQGAQDLVLITLGTGVGGGVILNGKVIHGINGVGGEIGHITMTPDSGAPCNCGKTGCLETYTSATAIIREGRFAATNGSSPALAAVLATKGNIAAKDVLEAAVAGDAAALAIIDQVALYLGLALSHLANVLNPAKFMIGGGVAAAGEFLFSRIRESFKRFVPFTYVVESTEIVPAELGNDAGVYGAGWLIRSQMNES encoded by the coding sequence GTGAAGAAGATCATCGTGGGAGTAGATGTGGGTGGCACTGCAATCAAGATGGCTTTGATTACGCCAGACGGCGAACTGGTTACAAAAACGCAAGAACCGACGCCTGTTTCGGACGGCGAGGATGGCATTTTGCAAAAAGTCGTAGACATGTCTCATGATCTTCTTGCGCAGCATGACTATTCTCTTTCGCAAGTCTGCGGAATCGGTGTAGGCGTACCCGGCCCCGTAGATGGCGGGAAAGGAATCGTCTTCCAAGCGGTGAATCTTCACTGGCGCCAACCCGTTTTATTGAAGGAAAAATTGGAAGCCCTTACAGGTCTGCCAGTCGCGGTCGACAACGATGCCAATGTCGCAGCCCTCGGGGAAATGTGGCAAGGTGCAGGCCAAGGTGCGCAAGACCTCGTTCTCATTACACTCGGCACAGGTGTAGGTGGCGGCGTCATTTTGAATGGAAAGGTCATCCATGGCATCAACGGTGTGGGCGGCGAAATCGGGCACATTACCATGACCCCGGATAGCGGTGCCCCCTGCAATTGCGGCAAAACAGGTTGTCTGGAAACATATACGTCTGCGACTGCCATCATTCGTGAAGGGCGATTTGCAGCTACAAACGGATCAAGCCCGGCGCTTGCTGCTGTACTAGCCACCAAAGGAAACATTGCCGCCAAGGATGTCCTCGAAGCAGCTGTTGCAGGAGACGCAGCAGCTCTCGCGATTATCGATCAAGTGGCGCTCTATCTCGGCCTGGCTCTCTCTCATTTGGCGAATGTGCTCAATCCCGCGAAGTTTATGATCGGAGGAGGCGTCGCCGCAGCAGGAGAATTCCTTTTTTCCCGAATCCGTGAATCATTCAAACGCTTTGTTCCGTTCACCTACGTCGTCGAGTCCACAGAGATCGTTCCTGCCGAACTCGGCAATGATGCGGGTGTATACGGTGCAGGCTGGTTAATCCGTTCACAGATGAACGAATCCTGA
- a CDS encoding DMT family transporter — protein MNPLYVGVLYIFGSAAGFGVMSIFAVYAYEAGVSVSTLLFLRFLLATALFFGLLLWRKESLRLDKKQVLAMFCLGGILYTLQSLSFFSAVQYIPTSMAALLLYTFPVFVAILSYFVEKERLTKKTVIAMLITLVGLGLVLGLSFGGIQPVGVLLALAAALFYSVYIVVGNRVVKGVSSYVTSAYIALFATISTFFIALKDGGVDLSFAVQGWWALLGIVVFSTVVAISFFFRGLQLIGSTKASVLSTLEPVVTFGFSAMLFGEAFSLLQLLGGCAVLVGAALIVSGKGGEPELAPRQASS, from the coding sequence GTGAATCCGCTGTATGTCGGTGTGTTATATATTTTCGGATCGGCTGCTGGCTTTGGCGTCATGTCTATTTTTGCTGTGTACGCATACGAAGCGGGTGTGTCTGTTTCGACGCTCTTGTTTTTGCGGTTTTTATTGGCGACTGCCCTGTTTTTTGGTTTGTTGCTCTGGCGCAAGGAGTCGCTTCGCTTGGATAAAAAACAGGTGCTCGCGATGTTTTGTCTCGGAGGGATTTTGTACACGCTGCAATCCCTTAGCTTTTTCTCTGCGGTACAGTACATCCCGACCTCAATGGCGGCCTTGCTGCTGTACACATTTCCGGTGTTTGTTGCCATACTGAGCTACTTCGTCGAGAAGGAGCGGTTGACGAAAAAGACGGTCATCGCCATGCTGATTACACTCGTTGGTCTTGGACTGGTGCTCGGCTTGTCATTTGGCGGGATTCAGCCGGTTGGCGTATTGCTGGCTCTTGCTGCGGCGTTGTTTTACTCCGTTTATATTGTGGTGGGGAATCGAGTGGTAAAAGGCGTCTCGTCCTATGTAACGTCTGCGTACATCGCCCTGTTTGCTACCATTTCTACTTTTTTCATTGCGCTAAAAGACGGAGGGGTTGATCTGTCTTTTGCGGTACAAGGGTGGTGGGCGCTGCTGGGGATCGTTGTTTTTTCTACGGTGGTCGCCATCAGTTTTTTCTTCCGCGGCTTGCAACTGATCGGGTCAACCAAAGCGTCTGTGCTAAGCACGCTGGAGCCTGTTGTCACGTTTGGGTTTTCTGCGATGTTGTTTGGCGAAGCATTTAGCCTGCTCCAGCTGTTAGGGGGATGTGCAGTGCTCGTCGGTGCTGCGCTGATTGTTTCGGGGAAAGGCGGCGAGCCGGAGCTGGCACCCAGGCAGGCTTCTTCATAA
- a CDS encoding ABC transporter permease, which translates to MGSHVVWTVLKKELMDLFRDRKAWMGTLLVPLLVIPFVFFLLGTSYSNVEKEAREYIPLAVQGSSSLITALQKNPAVQILEPSNPEQALQAGQLRAILTIPAGFDEEIAAGKTAQLLVAYDSTNQKSVYARTLIEETVEAYSKDVVAKRLNQAGLSEQTIQPIVSTFQNAASEERKSGGMLAGIIPLMLVVSLASAGMAAANDLVAGEKERGTLESLLTAPIAAQHILTAKLLAVMTMSIMGAVASLISVTLAMRLGPMGTEGDHFTLAFFSPVTLLVLIVTILLLAAFFAGLELVLSTVAKSFKEGQTYMSAVIFLAMVPSYMLMPVSPVDIPAHYYVMPVFNGVALSKEVFYGKVDPVHALLGIGSLLVYVVFTIFLASRIFRREGAGLKH; encoded by the coding sequence ATGGGCTCGCATGTCGTTTGGACCGTATTGAAAAAAGAGCTGATGGACTTGTTTCGCGATCGCAAGGCGTGGATGGGGACGCTCCTGGTGCCATTGCTCGTCATTCCGTTCGTCTTCTTTTTGCTGGGAACGTCCTATAGCAATGTGGAAAAAGAAGCGAGGGAGTACATCCCGTTAGCCGTTCAAGGATCATCCTCATTGATTACGGCTTTGCAGAAAAATCCAGCCGTTCAAATCCTGGAGCCGTCCAATCCGGAGCAGGCACTGCAAGCAGGTCAGCTGCGCGCCATTTTGACGATTCCTGCTGGCTTCGATGAAGAGATTGCGGCGGGAAAAACAGCGCAGTTATTGGTTGCCTATGACTCCACCAATCAAAAATCTGTCTATGCTCGTACGTTGATCGAGGAGACAGTTGAGGCTTATAGCAAAGACGTCGTAGCGAAAAGGTTGAACCAAGCGGGCTTGTCCGAGCAGACGATTCAACCGATTGTCTCCACCTTTCAAAATGCAGCCTCTGAGGAAAGGAAGTCGGGAGGGATGCTGGCTGGCATCATTCCGTTGATGTTGGTAGTCTCGCTCGCATCCGCGGGAATGGCCGCAGCGAATGATCTCGTCGCCGGTGAAAAAGAACGGGGAACGCTTGAATCGCTGCTGACGGCGCCAATTGCAGCCCAGCACATTCTCACGGCAAAGCTGTTGGCTGTCATGACCATGAGCATCATGGGGGCAGTGGCATCGCTGATTTCTGTCACGCTGGCCATGCGTCTGGGACCAATGGGGACGGAAGGAGATCATTTTACACTCGCCTTCTTCTCGCCTGTCACTTTGTTGGTCCTCATCGTGACGATTTTGTTGCTGGCGGCATTTTTTGCAGGGTTGGAGCTTGTTTTGAGTACGGTTGCCAAGTCTTTTAAAGAGGGACAGACGTACATGAGTGCTGTCATATTTTTGGCGATGGTCCCGTCGTATATGCTGATGCCAGTCAGTCCGGTCGACATCCCCGCGCATTACTACGTGATGCCCGTGTTCAACGGTGTCGCCCTGTCCAAGGAAGTGTTTTACGGCAAGGTCGACCCAGTGCATGCGCTCCTGGGGATTGGCTCGTTGCTTGTCTATGTAGTCTTCACTATTTTTCTCGCGTCGCGCATATTCCGCAGAGAAGGGGCGGGGTTAAAGCACTGA
- a CDS encoding ABC transporter ATP-binding protein, translating to MIEVKDVSKRFKEIAAVQHVSFRVEAGEVYGLLGENGAGKTTTMRMMATVLTPTEGDIEISGFSVRQQPLEVRRRIGILFGGDVGLYNRLTARENIAYFGRLYGLEQARLEERIDSLSRLLEMDVFLDRRVGAFSRGMKQKVAIARTLVHDPDVILLDEPTTGLDVTAATIFRRMVRKLQEEGKTILFSSHNMGEINKLCKRVALMHKGKLRFAGGLDALREQFGTEDLDDIFMAVVEGSEG from the coding sequence TTGATTGAGGTCAAGGATGTCAGCAAGCGATTTAAGGAGATCGCAGCGGTCCAGCATGTATCGTTTCGGGTCGAGGCAGGCGAGGTATATGGACTTCTCGGCGAAAACGGTGCGGGAAAGACAACGACGATGCGCATGATGGCGACGGTTTTGACCCCGACCGAGGGAGACATCGAGATTAGCGGGTTTTCCGTTCGACAGCAACCGCTTGAAGTGCGTCGCAGAATTGGCATCTTGTTCGGGGGAGATGTAGGTCTCTACAACCGTTTGACAGCGCGGGAAAATATCGCGTACTTCGGTCGTTTATATGGATTGGAGCAAGCGAGGCTTGAGGAGCGCATTGATAGTTTGAGCCGGCTGCTTGAGATGGACGTTTTTTTAGACAGGCGAGTGGGGGCCTTTTCCCGGGGAATGAAGCAAAAGGTAGCGATTGCCCGGACGCTCGTACACGATCCCGATGTCATTCTTCTGGATGAACCGACGACAGGGCTGGATGTTACGGCTGCCACAATCTTTCGAAGAATGGTCAGAAAGCTGCAAGAAGAGGGGAAGACGATTCTGTTCTCCAGTCACAACATGGGCGAGATTAACAAGCTGTGCAAAAGGGTTGCGCTCATGCACAAGGGTAAGCTGCGGTTCGCCGGGGGATTGGATGCGTTGCGCGAGCAGTTTGGGACAGAGGATCTGGACGACATTTTCATGGCTGTCGTGGAAGGGAGCGAAGGCTGA